A window of Verrucomicrobiia bacterium contains these coding sequences:
- a CDS encoding tetratricopeptide repeat protein, with translation MIEGLLGTGVAVVIVARMAIGVREYWSRCPGSGWLKGEATFRRWLMRGLGAPALLWFLWHFLALFAGSRGVSPLVTPVAGGKWPSFLLGSAAFLVAAGLLWTVVSLAWMLPTTISGIRRIAAFRLRALVQVGLVVPVVVWAAARESWPLLILVPAVGLWWLTRTALRFVHVPHVSYLRAVARIKFGRYADAEQEILRQLEEKEDDYQGWMLLAALYAEQFNDLAGAEQTIRDLTSQPDLTAYQVAHAFNRLAEWQLHRGGNPQAAREALEEVERRCPGTPFAQVAAHRLRELPLDEAEYREQSEPRRLRLPALSGPIAAATPDPDPVSRLDARNEAARLESRLLRRPDDVETRERLARLLAERLGQVEDAVAQLVILRRRPDAPALRRAEWLALEASWELRIRGREQRARTLLEQLLREHPDTPQSLAARRQLELLDRAAEVAAAPAVLPEPRQIRIVLRDHDTPPPPGP, from the coding sequence ATGATTGAGGGACTCCTGGGCACCGGCGTCGCCGTGGTGATTGTCGCCCGCATGGCCATCGGGGTCCGGGAGTACTGGTCGCGTTGTCCCGGATCCGGGTGGCTCAAGGGCGAGGCAACTTTCCGGAGGTGGTTGATGCGCGGGCTGGGAGCCCCCGCACTCCTCTGGTTCCTCTGGCACTTCCTTGCCCTGTTCGCGGGCAGCCGCGGCGTATCCCCCCTCGTGACTCCCGTTGCCGGCGGCAAATGGCCCTCGTTCCTGCTCGGATCCGCAGCGTTCCTGGTGGCCGCGGGCCTTCTTTGGACGGTGGTCTCCTTGGCCTGGATGCTTCCCACGACGATTTCCGGAATCCGTCGGATCGCGGCCTTCCGCTTGCGAGCCCTGGTCCAGGTCGGCCTGGTGGTGCCGGTCGTTGTGTGGGCCGCAGCCCGCGAGTCCTGGCCGCTGCTGATCCTCGTGCCGGCAGTCGGACTCTGGTGGTTGACCCGGACGGCGCTTCGGTTCGTCCATGTGCCGCATGTCAGCTACCTCCGGGCCGTGGCGCGGATCAAGTTCGGCCGGTACGCGGACGCCGAACAGGAAATCCTCCGGCAACTGGAGGAGAAGGAGGACGACTACCAGGGCTGGATGCTCCTCGCGGCCCTTTATGCGGAACAGTTCAACGATCTGGCCGGCGCGGAGCAGACCATCCGCGACCTGACCAGCCAGCCGGACCTCACGGCGTACCAGGTTGCCCATGCATTCAACCGGCTCGCCGAATGGCAACTGCATCGCGGCGGCAATCCGCAGGCCGCGCGGGAGGCGTTGGAGGAAGTCGAGCGTCGCTGCCCCGGCACCCCTTTCGCCCAGGTGGCCGCCCACCGGCTGCGCGAGTTGCCCCTGGACGAGGCGGAATATCGTGAGCAATCGGAACCGCGAAGGCTCAGACTGCCCGCACTCAGCGGTCCCATCGCCGCGGCAACGCCGGATCCCGATCCCGTCTCGCGACTCGATGCCCGCAATGAGGCGGCCCGCCTCGAAAGCCGCCTGCTGCGCCGACCGGACGACGTCGAAACCCGGGAACGACTCGCGCGATTGCTCGCCGAGCGCCTCGGTCAGGTGGAAGACGCTGTCGCGCAGCTTGTGATCCTCAGGCGCCGGCCCGACGCGCCGGCCCTTCGCCGCGCCGAATGGCTCGCCTTGGAGGCCTCCTGGGAGCTTCGCATCCGGGGTCGCGAACAACGGGCAAGAACCTTGCTCGAGCAGCTCCTGCGGGAACATCCGGACACCCCTCAATCCCTGGCGGCGCGCCGTCAACTGGAGCTGCTGGACCGTGCCGCCGAGGTTGCCGCGGCCCCGGCAGTGCTCCCGGAACCGCGGCAGATCCGGATCGTGCTCCGCGACCACGACACCCCGCCCCCTCCCGGACCCTGA
- a CDS encoding STAS/SEC14 domain-containing protein, translating into MTDHIEITESGNQLEVRVSGKLTREFYEAFAPRVDALIRAHGRIRVLLVMHDFHGWTLGALWEDLKFDLAHWKDIERLALVGESKWEQGMAAFCKPFTKASVRYFDASKLDEARQWITAA; encoded by the coding sequence ATGACTGATCACATTGAAATCACCGAGTCGGGAAACCAGTTGGAAGTTCGTGTCAGCGGGAAGCTGACCCGGGAGTTCTACGAGGCTTTTGCGCCCAGGGTGGATGCCCTCATTCGCGCGCATGGCAGGATCCGCGTCCTCTTGGTCATGCATGATTTTCACGGATGGACCCTTGGGGCGCTTTGGGAGGACCTGAAGTTTGATCTGGCGCACTGGAAGGACATTGAGCGTCTGGCGCTGGTCGGTGAATCAAAGTGGGAGCAGGGAATGGCCGCCTTCTGCAAGCCGTTCACGAAGGCGTCGGTCCGCTACTTCGATGCCTCGAAACTGGACGAAGCCCGCCAGTGGATCACCGCCGCCTGA